A single genomic interval of Deltaproteobacteria bacterium harbors:
- a CDS encoding DUF4136 domain-containing protein, which translates to MKSVFVIAALALAGCAPISVRSQAAPDVNFAGYKTYAFFTALAPGAPETVVEQDIRGSLERNLATHGMVPATGKPDFLVAYHTQLQQKLSATNYGYGYWGGWGPDFYTYTQGTIVLDFIDPKTNKVFWHGTATSVVSHPENPDASKIDAAITKLLERYPPPAPMATE; encoded by the coding sequence ATGAAGTCCGTGTTCGTGATTGCCGCGCTGGCGTTGGCGGGCTGCGCGCCGATCTCGGTGCGCTCGCAGGCCGCGCCGGACGTGAACTTCGCGGGCTACAAGACCTACGCGTTCTTCACAGCGCTCGCCCCGGGCGCGCCCGAGACGGTGGTCGAGCAGGACATCCGCGGCTCGCTGGAGCGCAACCTGGCCACCCACGGGATGGTGCCCGCAACGGGCAAGCCCGACTTCCTGGTGGCGTACCACACGCAGCTGCAGCAGAAGCTCTCCGCCACCAACTACGGCTACGGCTACTGGGGCGGCTGGGGACCGGACTTCTACACGTACACCCAGGGAACCATCGTCCTCGACTTCATCGATCCCAAGACGAACAAGGTCTTCTGGCACGGCACGGCGACGAGCGTGGTGAGCCACCCCGAGAACCCCGACGCGAGCAAGATCGACGCCGCGATCACCAAGCTGCTCGAGCGCTATCCGCCGCCCGCACCGATGGCGACCGAGTAG
- a CDS encoding VCBS repeat-containing protein, protein MSVIRSTFIALAVCALAACDNRGLWRDPKLHVLGGSDAASTGSSGSSGTTGVSGSTGSGSSNGGSTGLSGSSGSSGGTTGLSGCTFPFEQQLAVGNGPISVAAVDLDGDGRLDLVSANAGDSSVSVLLGYGDGGFAAHQDFPVGQIPSVVRVADMNHDGRPDLLTSNLHGNSVSVLLGYGDGGFAPKQDAAAGNAPYDIQVGDFDRDGKLDVIAANNLDDTLTLLLGDGEGALSKLTTWPTNGDPYALVAADLDGDGNPDVAVAVGFSNDIEVRLGYGDGGLGAATPYATGDDPVAITLGDFNVDGNVDLVTANSIGRSASVFIGHGDGTLRARTDADTNAASQAIDALDYDGDGSPDLFVASPDSHSIALLKGRGTGQFDYTLTYPAGTSPVGLTHGDFNGDGHVDLAVADHDANAIRVRLQVCH, encoded by the coding sequence GTGTCCGTGATTCGTTCGACGTTCATCGCGCTCGCCGTGTGCGCGCTCGCCGCCTGCGACAACCGCGGGCTCTGGCGCGATCCCAAGCTGCACGTCCTCGGCGGGAGCGATGCGGCGTCGACCGGAAGCAGCGGCTCGAGCGGCACCACCGGCGTCTCGGGCTCCACCGGCTCGGGCTCGTCGAACGGCGGCTCGACGGGACTCTCCGGCAGCAGCGGCAGCTCGGGCGGCACCACGGGACTGTCGGGCTGCACCTTCCCCTTCGAGCAGCAGCTCGCGGTGGGGAATGGCCCCATCTCGGTGGCCGCGGTCGATCTCGACGGCGACGGACGCCTCGATCTGGTGAGCGCCAATGCCGGCGACTCGTCGGTGAGCGTGCTCCTCGGCTACGGCGACGGCGGCTTCGCGGCGCACCAGGATTTTCCGGTCGGTCAGATCCCCTCGGTGGTGCGCGTGGCCGACATGAACCACGACGGCCGGCCGGATCTGCTCACCAGCAACCTCCACGGCAACAGCGTGAGCGTGCTCCTCGGCTACGGCGACGGGGGCTTCGCGCCCAAGCAAGACGCCGCCGCCGGAAACGCGCCCTACGACATCCAGGTGGGCGACTTCGACCGCGACGGCAAGCTCGACGTGATCGCCGCCAACAACCTCGACGACACCCTCACGCTCCTCCTCGGCGACGGCGAGGGCGCGCTCAGCAAGCTGACCACCTGGCCCACCAACGGCGATCCGTACGCGCTCGTCGCGGCCGACCTCGACGGCGACGGAAACCCGGATGTGGCCGTGGCGGTGGGCTTCTCCAACGACATCGAGGTGCGCCTCGGCTACGGCGACGGCGGCCTGGGCGCAGCCACGCCGTACGCCACCGGCGACGACCCGGTGGCCATCACCCTCGGCGACTTCAACGTCGACGGGAACGTCGACCTGGTCACCGCGAACAGCATCGGCCGCTCGGCGAGCGTCTTCATCGGCCACGGCGACGGCACCCTGCGCGCCCGCACCGACGCAGACACCAACGCCGCGAGCCAGGCCATCGACGCCCTCGACTACGACGGCGACGGCAGCCCCGACCTCTTCGTCGCCAGCCCCGACAGCCACTCCATCGCGCTCCTCAAGGGCCGCGGCACCGGCCAGTTCGATTACACGCTCACCTATCCCGCAGGGACGTCACCGGTGGGGCTCACCCACGGCGACTTCAACGGCGATGGCCACGTGGATCTCGCCGTCGCCGACCACGACGCAAACGCCATCCGCGTGCGCTTGCAGGTCTGCCACTGA
- a CDS encoding VCBS repeat-containing protein, with translation MRHLVAILALVPLACSASPTGSGSSAGSTGTSTSTSSTSTGTSGSSTSTGTNSTGTTGSTSGSSGSSGTTGRVCPLNLVAEPPAATGAGPNGIALADLNGDGKLDVVTSDFSVNGASVLLGQGDGTFGAHKEFSVGSHPAGIAVGDLDGDGVRDLAVANGFDDSMSILIGKGDGTFDAAATYPAGSGPTAIAVGDFNRDGLDDVAVTAGLTSTVSVFLSVGDGGFRAREDVIVADSASAIALADVNGDGNLDLVVTSDSTGALQVALGFGDGTFDNPIASTTSTDSVGVALGDFDGDGKLDAALANSLDNQVGVMLGSGDGHFGTMNTFATGHLAGAVATADIDGDGHLDLVVANAQTNNVSVLLGYGDGGFAPHVDYPAGSLPSAVALGDLDGDGTPDLATPTDDNTVVVLRNPCP, from the coding sequence ATGCGCCACCTCGTCGCCATCCTCGCGCTCGTGCCGCTCGCCTGCTCCGCGAGCCCCACCGGCAGCGGCTCCAGCGCGGGCTCGACCGGAACCAGCACCTCGACCAGCTCGACGAGCACGGGCACCAGCGGCAGCTCGACGTCCACGGGCACGAACAGCACGGGCACCACCGGCAGCACCAGCGGCAGCTCGGGGAGCAGCGGCACCACGGGCCGCGTCTGTCCGCTCAATCTGGTCGCCGAGCCGCCCGCAGCCACCGGCGCAGGGCCCAACGGCATCGCCCTCGCGGACCTGAACGGCGACGGCAAGCTCGACGTGGTCACCTCGGACTTCTCGGTGAACGGGGCGAGCGTGCTCCTCGGCCAGGGCGACGGCACGTTCGGCGCGCACAAGGAGTTCAGCGTGGGCTCGCACCCTGCGGGCATCGCGGTGGGCGACCTCGACGGCGACGGCGTGCGCGATCTCGCGGTGGCCAACGGCTTCGACGACTCGATGAGCATCTTGATCGGCAAGGGCGACGGCACGTTCGACGCCGCCGCCACCTATCCCGCTGGCAGCGGGCCGACCGCGATCGCCGTGGGCGACTTCAACCGCGACGGCCTCGACGACGTGGCCGTGACCGCCGGCCTCACCAGCACCGTCTCGGTGTTCTTGAGCGTGGGCGACGGCGGCTTCCGCGCGCGCGAGGACGTGATCGTGGCCGACTCCGCCAGCGCCATCGCCCTCGCGGACGTGAACGGCGACGGGAACCTCGACCTGGTGGTCACCAGCGACTCCACCGGGGCGCTCCAGGTGGCGCTCGGCTTCGGCGACGGAACGTTCGACAACCCCATCGCCTCGACCACGAGCACCGATTCGGTGGGCGTCGCGCTCGGCGACTTCGACGGCGACGGCAAGCTCGACGCCGCGCTCGCCAACTCGCTCGACAATCAGGTCGGCGTGATGCTCGGAAGCGGCGACGGCCACTTCGGCACCATGAACACCTTCGCCACCGGCCACCTCGCGGGCGCCGTGGCCACCGCCGACATCGACGGCGACGGCCACCTCGACCTCGTCGTGGCCAACGCGCAGACCAACAACGTCAGCGTGCTCCTCGGCTACGGCGACGGCGGCTTCGCGCCGCACGTGGACTACCCCGCAGGCTCGCTCCCGTCCGCGGTGGCGCTCGGCGACCTCGACGGCGACGGCACGCCCGACCTCGCCACGCCGACGGACGACAACACCGTGGTCGTGCTCCGGAACCCGTGTCCGTGA
- a CDS encoding PQQ-binding-like beta-propeller repeat protein produces the protein MSVRRRLVGALAALCLAATAQAKSAAIKEPLPHLNVAQAQVQSQVAPISAPVNADGARGGSVQQLPLDGLKAEKLTVDGKTGWKVHIPGNRALATPAVIGGTVYVGGGFGSNEFYAFDAATGKARWAIRVSDDGPTAAVVSDGRVVFNTESCTLFVVDAETGKEVWSRWLGDPLMSQPAVHDGVVYMAYPGEGGHRLIALALKDGKAKWSVPIAGDIITAPVIDGDSVYLSTNDGTVYRYKTADGKQVWSKAMHATSAPWIASDGVHVSQGEVSGNAREEGYRTLAQDGSFKGGVQGKRGADWLDSNVQSHSGYAAKQKADDSSVGFSTAPATAQTGEAAANLGQGNVRGLWEFQGSRPTIIDGNNYSTQGDRVRALDSYGVLEWEKKLVGDVRQVGGALGAPPAYAAGKLVVATTSGDVVGYDAKGGNELFRYKIGEELRFQPALSGGRIFLGTASGTLVAIDTQDKGIDHWTMWGGGAKHNGSEN, from the coding sequence ATGTCCGTTCGACGCCGCCTCGTCGGCGCGCTGGCCGCGCTTTGCCTGGCCGCCACCGCCCAAGCCAAGAGCGCTGCCATCAAGGAGCCGCTGCCGCATCTCAACGTCGCCCAGGCGCAGGTTCAGTCGCAGGTCGCGCCCATCTCTGCTCCCGTCAACGCCGACGGCGCGCGCGGCGGCTCGGTGCAGCAGCTGCCGCTGGACGGACTCAAGGCCGAGAAGCTCACCGTCGACGGCAAGACCGGCTGGAAGGTGCACATCCCCGGCAACCGCGCGCTGGCGACGCCCGCGGTCATCGGCGGCACGGTGTACGTGGGCGGCGGCTTCGGCTCGAACGAGTTCTACGCGTTCGACGCCGCCACCGGAAAAGCGCGCTGGGCCATCCGCGTGAGCGACGACGGCCCGACCGCGGCCGTGGTCAGCGACGGCAGGGTGGTCTTCAACACCGAGTCGTGCACGCTCTTCGTGGTCGACGCCGAGACGGGCAAGGAGGTCTGGTCGCGCTGGCTGGGCGATCCGCTCATGAGCCAGCCCGCGGTCCACGACGGCGTGGTCTACATGGCCTACCCGGGCGAGGGCGGACACCGCTTGATCGCGCTCGCGCTCAAGGACGGCAAGGCGAAGTGGAGCGTGCCCATCGCCGGCGACATCATCACCGCGCCGGTGATCGACGGCGACTCGGTGTACCTGTCGACCAACGACGGCACCGTGTACCGCTACAAGACCGCCGACGGGAAGCAGGTCTGGAGCAAGGCCATGCACGCCACCAGCGCGCCGTGGATCGCCTCGGACGGCGTGCACGTGTCGCAGGGCGAGGTCTCCGGCAACGCCCGCGAAGAGGGCTACCGCACGCTCGCCCAGGACGGCAGCTTCAAGGGCGGCGTGCAGGGCAAGCGCGGCGCGGACTGGCTCGACTCCAACGTCCAGTCGCACTCCGGCTACGCCGCCAAGCAGAAGGCCGACGACAGCTCGGTGGGCTTCTCCACCGCGCCCGCGACGGCGCAGACCGGCGAGGCCGCGGCCAACCTCGGCCAGGGCAACGTGCGCGGCCTCTGGGAGTTCCAGGGCAGCCGTCCCACGATCATCGACGGCAACAACTACTCCACCCAGGGCGACCGCGTGCGCGCGCTGGATTCGTACGGCGTGCTGGAGTGGGAGAAGAAGCTCGTCGGCGACGTGCGGCAGGTGGGCGGCGCGCTCGGCGCTCCTCCGGCATACGCGGCCGGCAAGCTCGTGGTCGCGACGACCAGCGGCGACGTGGTCGGCTACGACGCCAAGGGCGGCAACGAGCTCTTCCGCTACAAGATCGGCGAGGAGCTGCGCTTCCAGCCCGCGCTCTCCGGCGGGCGGATCTTTCTGGGCACGGCTTCGGGCACGCTCGTCGCCATCGACACCCAGGACAAGGGGATCGACCACTGGACGATGTGGGGCGGCGGCGCCAAGCACAACGGATCGGAGAACTGA
- a CDS encoding winged helix-turn-helix transcriptional regulator has translation MESAFAIVAEPNRRAILSLLLDSERSVGELERALRLSQPSVSKHLRVLKEAGFVESRIEAQKRVYRLRPEPLMELDEWLVPFRRFWTKHVDALERHLDAMDKLPPAKGKKRHE, from the coding sequence ATGGAATCCGCGTTCGCCATCGTCGCCGAGCCGAACCGGCGCGCCATCCTGAGCCTGCTGCTCGACTCGGAGCGGTCGGTGGGAGAGCTCGAGCGCGCGCTTCGGCTCTCGCAGCCGTCGGTCTCCAAGCACCTGCGGGTGCTCAAGGAGGCAGGCTTCGTCGAGTCGCGCATCGAGGCGCAGAAGCGCGTCTATCGCCTGCGACCGGAGCCGCTCATGGAGCTCGACGAATGGCTGGTGCCCTTCCGGCGCTTCTGGACCAAGCACGTGGACGCGCTGGAGCGCCACCTGGACGCGATGGACAAGCTGCCCCCTGCGAAAGGAAAGAAGCGTCATGAGTAA
- a CDS encoding FecR domain-containing protein has translation MSYARALVLLSLLASSTAAAETTARVSFLEGSATRSAKGQSSPLAQGDSVHLGDHVTTADKSRLELVLEDGSVLRVGPKSELEVQDLRFDASSSTLNARVMLLLGKVWSHVEHLSSGGTYEIATERAVAGVRGTEFRVDADPGNASVEVEKGKVAVASEKLAFAGEGPGAPGSAVGAGDAARHEVMVEPGQHLALADEGMKLFHQQRPADEFHAFTRRALPERDKLFGEHRREREERVRQHRERRQERLDRLRWRH, from the coding sequence ATGTCGTACGCCCGCGCGCTGGTCCTGCTGAGCTTGCTCGCGTCGTCCACCGCCGCCGCCGAGACCACCGCGCGTGTCTCGTTCCTCGAGGGAAGCGCGACGCGAAGTGCCAAGGGGCAATCGTCGCCGCTGGCGCAGGGCGATTCCGTCCACCTCGGCGACCATGTCACGACCGCGGACAAGAGCCGGCTGGAGCTCGTTCTCGAAGACGGCTCCGTGCTCCGCGTGGGACCCAAGAGCGAGCTCGAGGTTCAGGACCTCCGCTTCGACGCCAGCTCCAGCACCTTGAACGCGCGGGTGATGCTGCTGCTGGGCAAGGTCTGGTCGCACGTCGAGCACCTCTCCAGCGGCGGTACCTACGAGATCGCCACCGAACGCGCCGTGGCGGGCGTGCGCGGCACCGAGTTTCGCGTCGACGCCGATCCGGGAAACGCGAGCGTCGAGGTGGAGAAGGGCAAGGTCGCGGTCGCGAGCGAGAAGCTCGCGTTCGCCGGCGAGGGACCGGGCGCGCCAGGCTCGGCCGTCGGTGCAGGCGATGCCGCGCGTCACGAAGTCATGGTCGAGCCCGGGCAGCACCTCGCGCTCGCCGACGAGGGCATGAAGCTCTTTCACCAGCAGCGACCCGCCGACGAGTTCCACGCCTTCACCCGACGCGCGCTGCCCGAGCGTGACAAGCTCTTCGGCGAGCACCGCCGCGAGCGCGAAGAGCGCGTGCGCCAGCACCGCGAGCGGCGCCAGGAGCGGCTCGATCGGCTGCGCTGGCGGCACTGA
- a CDS encoding DUF72 domain-containing protein: protein MGRLFLGTSGYCYDDWRGVLYPPGLPERSWLAHYATEFSALELNATFYRLPSTSAVDGWRDATPERFIFAAKGSRYLTHLKRLRAPARGLDRYFARVDHLGHKLAVVLWQLPPQMAHPDPERLDHFLSRTPEDVRHAFDFRHPAWYTPEICDVLDAHGAAFVEHDLVDRAPPRPTGGFRYLRFHGATARHLGRYGGRRLAHTAHALAAWTAHGDAFVFFNNDRLGHAVRDARDFMRLAATPLTHEEPRPSLS, encoded by the coding sequence ATGGGTCGGCTGTTCCTGGGCACCAGCGGCTATTGCTACGACGACTGGCGCGGCGTGCTCTACCCGCCCGGGCTGCCCGAGCGCTCGTGGCTTGCGCACTACGCCACCGAGTTCTCGGCGCTGGAGCTCAACGCGACGTTCTACCGCTTGCCGAGCACGTCGGCGGTCGACGGCTGGCGCGACGCGACGCCCGAGCGCTTCATCTTTGCGGCCAAGGGCAGCCGCTACCTCACGCACCTGAAGCGGCTTCGAGCGCCAGCGCGCGGGCTCGACCGCTACTTCGCCCGGGTGGATCACCTGGGGCACAAGCTGGCGGTGGTGCTCTGGCAGCTGCCGCCGCAGATGGCGCACCCCGACCCCGAGCGGCTCGACCACTTCCTCTCGCGCACGCCCGAGGACGTGCGGCACGCGTTCGATTTCCGCCATCCGGCCTGGTACACGCCCGAGATCTGCGACGTGCTCGATGCGCACGGGGCGGCGTTCGTGGAGCACGATCTCGTGGATCGCGCGCCGCCGCGGCCGACGGGCGGGTTTCGCTACCTGCGCTTTCATGGCGCCACCGCGCGCCACCTGGGTCGCTACGGCGGTCGGCGGCTCGCGCACACCGCGCACGCGCTCGCGGCCTGGACGGCACACGGCGACGCCTTCGTCTTCTTCAACAACGACCGCCTCGGCCACGCGGTCCGCGACGCGCGCGACTTCATGCGGCTCGCGGCCACGCCCCTGACCCACGAAGAGCCACGTCCATCGCTGTCTTGA
- a CDS encoding sigma 54-interacting transcriptional regulator: MAELVFYRRGEELMRVSLEHPKLSLGRGPQNDVAIPDNQVSRQQATVERRGGKAFLVDLSGRGTSVDGAMKNEVELHDGSEISLGDWRAVFHASARGSAGPTEVHNRLDGTSVMDRGPGLRPGEYLVRLREKSGERQLKFDADEISLGKDEENQVVLDDRFVSSFHARITRTGRGFWLRDLGSTNGTFVNGSRVREVEVEPGSAVRLGETELVLELPGPAVGDGVFQGMVGRDPSMQQLFDLIDRVAPAGVSVTVFGETGTGKELVARAIHARSGRRDRPFVPVNCSAIARELIESELFGHEKGAFTGADRQRIGAFEEAHGGTIFLDEIGELPLELQAKLLRTLENGEIKRVGSSKPITVDVRVVAATHRDLLARSRKGEFREDLYYRLCVFPLTLPPLRRRQTDLALLTDFFVGKFSSGARVEVTAAARQKLASHPFPGNIRELRNVIHRGLLLRKGSAIDSAEIVFDAPYTDTAEEASRVSEDGDTDTHLFLPGRTLDQVRFEAVVRAVRRNGGDKSAAARELKMSRSTVIKWTTEGMPTAKDEDKE; the protein is encoded by the coding sequence ATGGCTGAGCTCGTCTTCTATCGCCGCGGCGAAGAGTTGATGCGCGTGTCACTGGAGCACCCCAAGCTGTCGCTGGGCCGCGGCCCGCAGAACGACGTGGCCATCCCCGACAACCAGGTCTCGCGCCAGCAAGCGACCGTCGAGCGGCGCGGCGGCAAGGCCTTCCTCGTCGACCTCTCCGGCCGCGGCACGAGCGTCGACGGGGCGATGAAGAACGAGGTCGAGCTCCACGACGGCTCGGAGATCTCCCTCGGCGACTGGCGCGCCGTCTTCCACGCCTCCGCGCGCGGCTCGGCCGGGCCAACCGAGGTTCACAACCGCCTCGACGGCACCTCGGTGATGGACCGCGGCCCCGGCCTGCGCCCAGGCGAATACCTGGTGCGCCTGCGCGAGAAGAGCGGCGAGCGCCAGCTCAAGTTCGACGCCGACGAGATCTCGCTCGGCAAGGACGAGGAGAACCAGGTGGTGCTGGACGACCGCTTCGTCTCCAGCTTTCACGCGCGCATCACCCGTACCGGCCGCGGCTTCTGGCTGCGCGACCTGGGCTCCACCAACGGGACGTTCGTCAATGGCTCGCGCGTGCGCGAAGTCGAGGTCGAGCCCGGCTCGGCCGTGCGCCTGGGCGAGACGGAGCTGGTGTTGGAGCTGCCCGGTCCCGCGGTCGGCGACGGCGTGTTCCAGGGAATGGTGGGCCGCGACCCGTCGATGCAGCAGCTCTTCGATCTCATCGATCGCGTGGCGCCTGCGGGCGTGAGCGTGACCGTGTTCGGGGAGACCGGCACCGGCAAGGAGTTGGTGGCGCGCGCCATCCACGCGCGCAGCGGGCGGCGCGACCGGCCCTTCGTGCCCGTGAACTGCTCGGCGATTGCGCGCGAGCTCATCGAGAGCGAGCTCTTTGGCCACGAGAAGGGAGCCTTCACCGGCGCGGATCGTCAGCGCATCGGCGCGTTCGAAGAGGCGCACGGCGGCACCATCTTCCTCGACGAGATCGGCGAACTGCCGCTCGAGCTGCAGGCCAAGCTGCTGCGAACGCTCGAGAACGGCGAGATCAAGCGCGTGGGTTCGAGCAAGCCCATCACCGTGGACGTCCGCGTGGTGGCCGCGACCCACCGCGATCTGCTCGCGCGCTCGCGCAAGGGCGAGTTCCGCGAGGACCTCTACTACCGGCTCTGCGTGTTTCCGCTCACCCTGCCCCCGCTTCGGCGCCGGCAGACGGACCTCGCGCTGCTCACCGACTTCTTCGTGGGCAAGTTCAGCTCCGGCGCGCGCGTGGAGGTGACGGCGGCGGCGCGGCAGAAGCTGGCCTCGCACCCCTTCCCCGGCAACATCCGCGAGCTGCGCAACGTGATCCACCGCGGGCTCCTGCTGCGAAAAGGGAGCGCCATCGACTCGGCGGAGATCGTCTTCGACGCGCCGTACACCGACACCGCCGAAGAGGCGTCGCGCGTCAGCGAGGACGGCGACACGGACACCCACCTCTTCCTGCCCGGCCGCACGCTGGATCAGGTGCGCTTCGAGGCCGTGGTTCGCGCGGTGCGACGCAACGGCGGCGACAAGAGCGCGGCCGCGCGCGAGCTGAAGATGTCGCGGTCCACGGTGATCAAGTGGACCACCGAAGGTATGCCCACCGCGAAGGACGAAGACAAAGAGTAG
- a CDS encoding (2Fe-2S)-binding protein: MADAPKPTSVKLTVDGKPVEVKPGTNLIEAAKQAGAQIPYYCYHPRLTIAANCRMCLVEVSNAPKLVPGCQTPVAENLAVQTRSARVKDAQRAVLEFLLLNHPVDCSICDQAGECKLEDYYMMYDFKPSRLEGGKVLKNKRKVLGPLVVIDQERCILCTRCVRFMEEVAQDRQLGVFGRGSHEVVDIFPNKPLDSNYAGNTVDICPVGALLSRDFRFKARSWFLSATPSVCTGCSRGCNTYADWFNGVTYRYRPRENEAVNKSWMCDQGRLSYKSLNADRVEDARLGKKAEGKTAVFEQAVASAAEKLKVGAANLGFLASPVASVEDLLAGFALAKQLGLKTVFVGGRADGASDKILMQADKNPNRTGLTQIAKANGFEVKPFSALVDDINGGKVRSVYAVGGEVPVGARDAGVVFSKLELFVASATNHSELTDEAHVLLPAATHVEDHGTFVNFEGRAQRFVKCYPAPGNAKPHWQWASAISRTLGGEAAFKTAAEVFAALSTIVPELKDFDWQKAQPRATARKGSLHPLSAGGDGRPAGYREWMEAR, translated from the coding sequence ATGGCAGACGCCCCCAAGCCCACGTCCGTGAAGCTCACCGTCGACGGCAAGCCCGTCGAGGTGAAGCCCGGAACGAACCTCATCGAGGCCGCCAAGCAGGCCGGCGCGCAGATCCCCTACTACTGCTACCACCCCCGGCTCACCATCGCGGCCAACTGCCGCATGTGCCTGGTGGAGGTCAGCAACGCGCCCAAGCTGGTCCCCGGCTGCCAGACGCCCGTGGCCGAGAACCTCGCGGTGCAGACGCGCAGCGCGCGCGTGAAGGACGCGCAGCGCGCGGTGCTCGAGTTCCTCTTGCTGAACCACCCGGTCGACTGCTCCATCTGCGACCAGGCCGGTGAGTGCAAGCTCGAGGACTACTACATGATGTACGACTTCAAGCCCTCGCGGCTCGAAGGCGGCAAGGTCCTCAAGAACAAGCGCAAGGTGCTCGGGCCGCTGGTGGTCATCGACCAGGAGCGCTGCATCCTCTGCACCCGCTGCGTGCGCTTCATGGAAGAGGTCGCCCAGGATCGCCAGCTGGGCGTGTTCGGCCGCGGCTCGCACGAAGTGGTCGACATCTTCCCCAACAAGCCGCTGGACTCGAACTACGCGGGCAACACCGTCGACATCTGCCCGGTGGGCGCCCTGCTCTCCCGCGACTTCCGCTTCAAGGCGCGCAGCTGGTTCCTCTCCGCCACGCCCAGCGTGTGCACCGGCTGCTCGCGCGGCTGCAACACCTACGCGGACTGGTTCAACGGCGTCACCTACCGCTACCGCCCGCGCGAGAACGAGGCCGTCAACAAGAGCTGGATGTGCGACCAGGGCCGGCTCTCGTACAAGTCGCTGAACGCCGATCGCGTGGAGGACGCGCGCCTGGGCAAGAAGGCCGAGGGCAAGACCGCCGTCTTCGAGCAGGCCGTGGCCAGCGCCGCGGAGAAGCTCAAGGTCGGCGCGGCGAACCTCGGCTTCCTCGCCTCGCCGGTGGCCAGCGTGGAGGACCTGCTCGCGGGCTTCGCGCTCGCCAAGCAGCTCGGCCTGAAGACCGTGTTCGTGGGCGGCCGCGCCGACGGCGCCAGCGACAAGATCCTCATGCAGGCCGACAAGAACCCCAACCGCACGGGCCTCACGCAGATCGCCAAGGCCAACGGCTTCGAGGTGAAGCCGTTCAGCGCGCTCGTCGATGACATCAACGGCGGCAAGGTGCGCTCGGTCTACGCGGTGGGCGGCGAGGTGCCGGTGGGCGCCCGCGACGCCGGCGTGGTCTTCAGCAAGCTCGAGCTCTTCGTGGCCTCCGCGACGAACCACAGCGAGCTCACCGACGAGGCCCACGTGCTGCTCCCGGCCGCGACCCACGTCGAGGACCACGGCACCTTCGTGAACTTCGAGGGCCGCGCCCAGCGCTTCGTGAAGTGCTACCCCGCGCCCGGCAACGCCAAGCCGCACTGGCAGTGGGCGAGCGCCATCTCGCGCACCCTCGGCGGCGAGGCCGCGTTCAAGACGGCCGCGGAGGTCTTCGCCGCGCTCTCTACGATCGTGCCGGAGCTCAAGGACTTCGACTGGCAGAAGGCCCAGCCGCGGGCGACCGCGCGCAAGGGCTCGTTGCATCCGCTGTCGGCGGGCGGCGATGGGCGTCCCGCGGGC
- a CDS encoding sigma-70 family RNA polymerase sigma factor, producing MGETDSERLERIRREYGPQLSRVVQSYARPGADADDLGQEVLLALWRALPGFRNECPERAFVLRIAHNRGMNHLFRRKPMDPDVPDVADERPGAEAQLAQHQQVERLYAAIRQLPLGMRQVLTLALEELPHAEIAEILGVKTENVAVRLTRARQALRERLSAPAVEARRATS from the coding sequence ATGGGCGAGACCGACAGCGAGCGTCTGGAGCGCATCCGCCGCGAGTACGGACCGCAGCTCTCGCGCGTGGTGCAGAGCTACGCCCGCCCCGGCGCCGACGCCGACGACCTCGGCCAGGAGGTGCTGCTCGCCCTCTGGCGCGCGCTGCCCGGGTTTCGCAACGAGTGTCCGGAGCGGGCGTTCGTGCTGCGCATCGCCCACAACCGGGGGATGAACCACCTCTTCCGACGCAAGCCGATGGATCCGGACGTCCCCGACGTCGCCGATGAGCGTCCCGGCGCCGAAGCGCAGCTCGCGCAGCATCAACAGGTGGAGCGGCTCTACGCGGCGATCCGCCAGCTGCCGCTCGGCATGCGGCAGGTGCTCACCCTGGCGCTGGAGGAGCTGCCGCACGCGGAGATCGCGGAGATCCTCGGGGTGAAGACGGAGAACGTGGCGGTGCGGCTGACGCGCGCGAGGCAGGCGCTGCGCGAGAGGCTCAGCGCTCCTGCAGTTGAAGCGAGGAGGGCGACGTCATGA